The Larimichthys crocea isolate SSNF chromosome X, L_crocea_2.0, whole genome shotgun sequence genome segment CCACTCGTGGCCTTCTGGCTCAGTTTGTCATGAGGATCATGTAGAATGCAGAATTctaaatgtttacatatttgaaaagtTGCCTTTATAACAGCATATTTGTTGATAAAGactaatgtttaaaaaattgaaGTGAGCTGTAGAAAGCACAGTGCAGTTCCACTTCATGCTCTTAAACTCCAGTCAATGTGTCATCCACACAGAAGagatgaaacatgaacatgggactgaaaaaaataattgtattgTAATATTGTCTATCTGTACGCAGATCCAAATGAATAAAAGTGCACGTAAACTTCGGAATGAGGACAGTAACCCGTGCATCGAGGTAAGCTCACCCACTCTTTACATCCTGCACTGAGTCAAacttctgctgctgccactggGAACGTTCTAATCCTGTTCCATTGCTGgaacttgttgtgtttttcaggaaAGTGATGCCTCCCAGAAGTGTCTGGATGCCAACAACTATGATAAAAGCATGTGTTCAGCCTATTTCCAGAGATATAAGAACTGTAGGAAGTACTGGGTGAGTGGATGATTCCAGCATCAAAGACAATGAAGGAAActgggagggggaaaaaaaatcagtgaagcGTGTAGTGTAGGATGTGTATGATGATCATAAAAATCTGGCAGTTGGATGGATGCAGAGAAGACATGCTTGTCATCACAGAGATCCAGGCTTGGACTCCTGGAACACCTCTGAGCTCTCATCCATGATGCTGGAGTAGCAACAGCCACTGGTTGATCAGGGCACCTGC includes the following:
- the chchd7 gene encoding coiled-coil-helix-coiled-coil-helix domain-containing protein 7 isoform X2 → MKIQMNKSARKLRNEDSNPCIEESDASQKCLDANNYDKSMCSAYFQRYKNCRKYWHNIMVQRRRDGVTPDMPSAAEREQVFAGVGGKPY
- the chchd7 gene encoding coiled-coil-helix-coiled-coil-helix domain-containing protein 7 isoform X3, with the translated sequence MNKSARKLRNEDSNPCIEESDASQKCLDANNYDKSMCSAYFQRYKNCRKYWHNIMVQRRRDGVTPDMPSAAEREQVFAGVGGKPY